The window ttaaaagatatcaaatatcaaataatcaaatactattggttggtgaacctagaggttcaccctagggggtgaacccaagaattactctATTCGGAGATATGTATTAGATTCCAATCCAATGTATgcttctatatattttttctaaaataaagatTTCAATTATAAAGGTGGATTTACTCCAATGTATGATTCTATAGTagagttcttttatttttacagaaaatatagataaatgttactttttatctttatatttaaagGTGAAagtagtatatatttatattttcctaTTATAGAGATTcggaaaatatagagaaaaaaaatagaaatgagtTGGAGTTGGTcttagatttaaaaatattgatttgatttttaaggTTTTTCAGTGTTTGGAGATATGTATTTGGATTCGGACAAGGTATGAGTTTTATCCAGTATCCAAAATAATGTGCTATGATTTCTGTTCAAAATATTGTACAGTAAAATCCGTGGTCAAGCTGTGACTTGGAGTCTAATACACTGTTCTTGGTTCAACAATCCTTGAAGAGCTGCAGCGACATCCCACGCCACTATCTCACGGAACTGTAAGTGTTGTTTAGCAACACCATAAGCTGCTGAGTTCGGAGGATCCAGAGTTATGAGCAACACCATGGATTCTACATGAACTAAGCGCAATCTCCCCATGGATTCTGCAAGATCTTCCAAGACAATCAACTGTACAGATGAAATGATCTAGCATCCAACTGAGTATTATACAATCCTTGTATCCACCAGTTCTGAAAGGCTACAAGCCCAGTATTCATGTTGTGTTCCACGACACTAACAAATAACGAGTGTTTTGTGTATAGATAAAATAAATCTATCTGAAATTCGAAATTACATGAGATGAATTCAGTTGAGAAaatgaaaaccaaaagaaataaGGAAATAATCCTGTCGGAAAAATAAACTTGTTTAATGAAAATCAAGAAGGGATGACCACAATGCGCATCATGTTCTTGAACTCAGAAAAGTCAACGCGACCATCTTGGTTCCGGTCAACGGAGACGATCATCTTCTCCACTCTCTCCATCTCACTTCCTTCAGGCAACCCAAGCTTCTTCAAAACAGCCTGCAACTCCCTAGCGGAGATAAACCCGTCGCCATTCTCGTCGAACACCTTAAACGCCTCCGCGAGATCCGCCTCCTCTGCGGCGGCTGAATCCGGCGAAGACTCATAGCAATCTCCTGCTCCGCCGAAGAAGGACTCGTCGAGGGTCTTGTGGAGTGAGGTAAAGTCGTCGAAGTCGAGACCGGTGTTTCCAGGCTGGATGTAGGACTCGACGGTGGATTTGAGGTCGGAGAGATCGGCGTCGAGACCGAGACGGGAGAGAGCTTGGCTTAGCTCATCGAGGGTGATTAAACCGTCGCCGTTTTTGTCGAACAAGTCGAAAATGCGTTGAAGACGAAGAGCGTTTAGGCTTGGGCTTCGAAGCCTGAAGGATGACGATTGTCTCTCCACTTTCTTGTTCTCTCCGTTGCTCTCCATTATCTTCGTCTCCATTGTGAAAAAATGAACTTAGTGATTAGAGTCTAATATAGGAAAGTTATTAAGGGAAGAAGTCCGGTTTTGCCGGCGTTGAATTTGTCTGCCCCACCATGTACGAACTCGACCATTCAAACCCCCATTAGGGAAGAGACATTAAAGAAGATTTTACATGATGGGCTGGTTTTAGGTGTCTAATTAATTaagagaaatattatataacGGAAATTGCTTCAAGTAGATAATAGAGAATCATATTCTGTACATTACGTAACTGTCGTTGGCTTTTTCAATGGGAAACAGACAAGTCACGTCGTAGTAGTTATTACCATTTGCCAACTAGTCTCATGGGTTGTTTTAGATATCAGAAGCTTCCGAGTTTTTGACCCGTTCACATGAAGCCAGGCCGGGTCGAGAGAACCATGAAGCCTAGTCCAGATTTAATTCGTTAAAGCCCATTTACAAAATATCATTtcttccagttttttttttttttttgcaaattctCTCATCAATCAAAGATTAAAACGATTTAGAAATCCAAATATGTTTTGAAACCCTTTCATTTGGGTGTTTCAACGTCATTTATCTTTTGTTTCATTGTAATGgtctttgttaatttttttcggCGTTAAGTTTCCTTCCTTCCGGTTGTACTCGTTTAAGCTCTCCAAGACTTCATATTAGAtggttgcacaaaaaaaaaagaaatccaaATATGTTTTAGAATCCTAACAAAAccataaaaactaaaatgaaaacaaaagagTGGTGAAGCTTAAATTCTTAAATAACACTAACCTAATTACACTATCTTCTTAATGATGCCTTGAGCTAGACTCATACAAAGAAACCACCATGTCATAAATCTGCGTGTAGCTTGGTTGCTTCAACGGTgttccgtcagtacacataagTCCAAGTGTAATCGCTTCCTTAACTTTCTCCAATGTTCTATCTTCAATCTTCATCTTCTCATCAACCACCCTCTCTACATTACCCGGACAATGAACTCTTATATACTCAAGATACCTCATTTCCGAATCTTCTTGTTCCTCATTAGGTTTTAGATTTGTAatcatctccaaaagaaacaatCCAAAGTTGAATATATCTGTAAATAACAACAATAACACACACTTAGCTTTTAGTcattaacaaaaatttattttaaagaagaaagaaaagagccATTACTTGTTGATGAGTTGTTTCCATCTCCAATCTTGAACTGAGAAATCAATGGTTCTTGATCATCACCAGACAACAAAACACTTCTTGTGTTCAGATCAAATGTAACCTCAGGCCATTGTTCCCACAGATACAAAACACCTTCCACAACTCCCATAACCAC of the Brassica rapa cultivar Chiifu-401-42 chromosome A03, CAAS_Brap_v3.01, whole genome shotgun sequence genome contains:
- the LOC103861199 gene encoding calcium-binding protein CML42, which gives rise to METKIMESNGENKKVERQSSSFRLRSPSLNALRLQRIFDLFDKNGDGLITLDELSQALSRLGLDADLSDLKSTVESYIQPGNTGLDFDDFTSLHKTLDESFFGGAGDCYESSPDSAAAEEADLAEAFKVFDENGDGFISARELQAVLKKLGLPEGSEMERVEKMIVSVDRNQDGRVDFSEFKNMMRIVVIPS